A region from the Sulfurivermis fontis genome encodes:
- a CDS encoding pilin codes for MSRPDPIGGFTLTELVMVIVILGVLSVTALPMWFNRTDFEQRGWFDELLQATRYAQKLAVASNCDVRITINADSFSLQQPTTNCNTANWQIISLPGKQPPYNAPSDVSVTAGTGTLTFLASGLASADRTVTVTGTSPLSFRVYAATGYVERQ; via the coding sequence ATGTCAAGACCTGACCCCATTGGGGGCTTCACCCTCACTGAGCTGGTGATGGTAATCGTCATCCTCGGTGTGCTGTCGGTGACGGCACTGCCGATGTGGTTCAATCGTACGGATTTCGAGCAGCGCGGCTGGTTCGATGAGTTGTTGCAGGCCACGCGTTATGCGCAGAAGCTGGCCGTCGCCTCCAACTGCGATGTGCGCATCACCATCAACGCCGACAGCTTTTCCCTGCAACAACCCACTACCAACTGCAACACGGCCAACTGGCAGATCATCTCACTGCCGGGCAAGCAGCCCCCCTACAACGCGCCGAGCGACGTCAGCGTCACGGCGGGGACCGGTACCCTGACCTTCCTCGCCTCCGGCCTTGCCTCTGCCGACAGGACCGTGACCGTGACCGGGACCAGCCCGTTGAGCTTCCGGGTTTATGCCGCCACCGGCTATGTGGAGCGGCAATGA